The DNA window AACAGTTGGCCAGCCATTCAAACACAagtgcgcagcagcaacacgcCCAAGTCGCCCCGCGAATCTCCATCCCCAGCACACAGCGTCGAGGATTGTCAAatacgcagcagcagcagcagcgcaacaTGGCGAGCGACGAAGACTACATGGCCTTCCTCAACAAGGCAAACCAGGACGCAGAGGAAGGGCaagcggcggcagcgtccTCGGCGCAGAGCGCGGGACAACAGCGGACGTTTAAGACGCAGGATGAGGGGAGCGCGTTGCCTCAGAGCATTGCAGATGTTTTGAAGGATGCGTTTTACGTGAGCGAGGCGGATGAGCCGTTCAAGGGGGTGTCTCTGAAGTGGAAGGGCGAAGGGGGGCTTCCCGATGAAGGTGAGTGCCATTTCCcttgtctttctttcatgAACTCTGTCTCTCTGAGCAAGATGAGAGAataaaagaaggagaagagcagttGCTAATTGAAACGACGCTGTTTACAGTTGAATTCGCAAAACTGATCCAACACTGGGACGCCGAAAACGCTCAAGTCGACATCATGGACCCTGTCGACTGGGACTCGGACGGACAATACGCAAACATCATTGATGCTGTGAGCGAGGCTACTCGTGGAAACGATGTTAGGGTGTATAGGGTTGCGAGGGATCTGACGAGAGCGGAATATTGGGTGATCTCGCGGGATGATAAAGAGGATAGGATTGTCGGAGTGAAGGCATTGGGGGTTGAGTCGTGAGATGATGTTTCGCGGGTGGACGGGCTTTGATACTAGAGAGAAACAATATGTAATTTTGCATCTTGCTTGGGAATTTATTTCATGATTCTATCGCTTTCAGGCGAATTATACGGATCTGAGTAGCAGCTTATAGCTAGCTCCAGTATCTCATCTTTCAGCTATCTGATGTTTTAGCTTAACTTACCGTGCTTCGAAATTAATTTCGACAAATCTAGGGTAGATTTACACATTATACATGATGAGTTTTGTTGGCTGCGCAGCCAATTCAATAGATAATGAATTAAAAACAATACATTTTGTCGTTTAGTTAATTCTCATTTGGATAATGTGATTAATATTGCGACCGACAGATGATAGGTTTGTTATACTATACAAGTAGAAGATTGTAGGTCTAACTAGAAGCTCGCCCCATGTTTGCTCTACGTGGCAAAATCACATCAGAATCTGGgcgtttctctttttcttatttcacCCCTTCTCTGTCATTCTGCATAAA is part of the Trichoderma atroviride chromosome 1, complete sequence genome and encodes:
- a CDS encoding uncharacterized protein (EggNog:ENOG41); this translates as MPFIQKRLGGVLHLSFKRGFHIDTRVPQRKQLASHSNTSAQQQHAQVAPRISIPSTQRRGLSNTQQQQQRNMASDEDYMAFLNKANQDAEEGQAAAASSAQSAGQQRTFKTQDEGSALPQSIADVLKDAFYVSEADEPFKGVSLKWKGEGGLPDEVEFAKLIQHWDAENAQVDIMDPVDWDSDGQYANIIDAVSEATRGNDVRVYRVARDLTRAEYWVISRDDKEDRIVGVKALGVES